The following coding sequences lie in one Prochlorococcus marinus XMU1412 genomic window:
- the tsaE gene encoding tRNA (adenosine(37)-N6)-threonylcarbamoyltransferase complex ATPase subunit type 1 TsaE, protein MFVENLKETLNLGKKLSHKLNPQSIVLLKGPIGAGKTSFVQGIAKGLSISEDITSPTFALSHHYNSGKIPLIHLDLYRLGNVSLAKEVFFSEEEEAIQRQAILVIEWPELIEPVIDNFWKIEISYAKDYGRNYEIRDPKNLLTFS, encoded by the coding sequence GTGTTTGTTGAAAATTTAAAAGAAACTTTAAATTTAGGAAAAAAACTCTCACACAAATTAAATCCACAATCAATTGTTTTATTAAAGGGTCCAATTGGGGCTGGGAAAACTTCATTTGTACAAGGGATTGCTAAAGGCTTATCAATCTCTGAGGACATTACAAGCCCTACATTTGCTTTATCGCATCACTATAACTCCGGAAAAATTCCACTAATCCACCTTGATTTATACAGGTTAGGAAATGTATCTTTAGCAAAGGAAGTTTTTTTTTCTGAAGAAGAAGAAGCAATACAAAGACAAGCTATTTTAGTTATTGAATGGCCAGAATTAATAGAACCAGTTATTGATAATTTCTGGAAAATAGAAATTAGTTACGCAAAAGATTATGGAAGAAACTACGAAATAAGAGATCCCAAAAATTTATTAACCTTTTCATAA
- the mreC gene encoding rod shape-determining protein MreC, translated as MLGIRRISNSRWWHKKKNWLFFAIFLFLVFVRISKGAFYKDFYYFISKPFWPGQFQKEIVLESIDQEYLIKLNLLTKDNIRLRQILSLQESSNDEHISAAVISRKTGGWWRQIILNKGSKDGVEIGNIVIGPGGLLGRVKNTSLFTSSVTLITSPESKLGVWVDRIQINGLLVGLGDDYPSLILYSKDADIKVGDFVSSSPASTLLPPNIPIGIVQSIDETLKSKKTAKISLIAKPHVIDWVQILKVNI; from the coding sequence ATGTTAGGTATCCGACGAATTTCTAATAGTCGTTGGTGGCATAAAAAGAAAAATTGGCTATTTTTTGCAATTTTTTTATTTTTGGTTTTTGTAAGAATATCAAAAGGAGCTTTTTATAAAGATTTTTATTATTTTATTTCAAAACCTTTTTGGCCTGGTCAATTTCAAAAAGAAATTGTTCTTGAGAGTATTGATCAAGAATATTTAATAAAGTTAAATCTTCTTACAAAAGATAATATAAGATTGCGACAAATCTTATCTCTTCAAGAATCATCTAATGATGAACATATTTCAGCTGCAGTTATTTCGCGAAAAACAGGAGGTTGGTGGAGACAAATAATTTTAAACAAAGGTTCAAAGGATGGAGTAGAAATTGGCAATATTGTGATTGGTCCGGGTGGATTATTAGGTAGAGTAAAGAATACTTCTTTATTCACTTCGTCGGTAACTTTGATAACTTCTCCAGAAAGTAAGTTAGGCGTTTGGGTGGATAGAATTCAAATCAATGGATTACTAGTCGGTTTAGGAGATGATTATCCTAGCCTAATACTTTATTCAAAAGATGCCGATATTAAAGTCGGAGATTTTGTATCATCATCTCCTGCTAGTACGTTATTACCTCCAAACATCCCTATTGGTATTGTCCAATCTATAGATGAGACGTTGAAATCAAAAAAAACGGCAAAAATTTCACTTATAGCAAAACCTCATGTAATTGATTGGGTACAAATTTTGAAAGTAAATATTTAA
- the ahcY gene encoding adenosylhomocysteinase, with protein sequence MVIANSVKTPTPNYEIADISLSDFGRKEIKIAETEMPGLMALRDKYQSEKPLKGAKIAGSLHMTIQTAVLIETLVDLGAEVKWASCNIFSTQDHAAAAIADQGIPVYAKKGETLDEYWQYTHYILDWGSDSPNMILDDGGDATGLLILGSKAEKDLSVLDNPGNEEEIALFNSIKSKLENDNDFYSRIKSNIIGVTEETTTGVARLYQLQKQNALPFPAINVNDSVTKSKFDNLYGCRESLVDSIKRATDVMIAGKVALVMGFGDVGKGSAQSLRGLGAIVKVAEVDPICALQAAMEGFSVVTLDDVVEDIDIFVTATGNYQVITNENLVKMKDEAIVCNIGHFDNEIDVASLKDYPWENIKPQVDHITLPSGNKIILLAEGRLVNLGCATGHPSFVMSNSFTNQVLAQIELFNKSEQYAKEVYVLPKHLDEMVARLHLDKIGAKLTKLTKEQADYINVSVEGPYKPELYRY encoded by the coding sequence ATGGTTATCGCAAATTCAGTTAAAACCCCTACACCAAATTATGAAATTGCTGATATCTCCTTATCAGATTTTGGCCGTAAAGAAATTAAAATTGCCGAAACGGAAATGCCTGGATTAATGGCACTTAGAGATAAATATCAATCAGAAAAGCCACTAAAAGGTGCAAAAATAGCCGGAAGTTTGCATATGACTATTCAGACTGCAGTCTTAATAGAAACTCTTGTTGATCTTGGGGCAGAAGTGAAATGGGCTTCATGCAATATTTTTTCAACTCAAGATCATGCGGCGGCGGCTATTGCAGATCAAGGAATTCCTGTATACGCAAAAAAAGGTGAGACACTTGATGAATATTGGCAATATACCCACTACATTCTTGATTGGGGTTCAGACTCTCCAAATATGATTCTTGATGATGGTGGGGATGCAACTGGTTTATTGATACTCGGCAGTAAAGCGGAAAAAGATTTGTCTGTTTTAGATAATCCTGGTAATGAAGAAGAAATTGCTTTATTCAATTCTATTAAGTCTAAATTAGAAAATGATAATGACTTCTATTCTAGAATTAAAAGTAATATCATTGGTGTCACTGAAGAAACTACGACAGGAGTTGCAAGACTGTATCAACTGCAAAAGCAAAATGCTTTACCTTTCCCTGCGATCAACGTTAATGATTCAGTAACTAAGAGCAAATTTGATAATTTATATGGCTGTCGCGAATCTTTAGTTGATAGTATAAAGCGCGCAACTGATGTGATGATTGCTGGGAAGGTTGCTTTGGTAATGGGTTTTGGAGATGTAGGTAAAGGTTCAGCTCAGTCATTGCGTGGACTTGGTGCAATCGTAAAAGTTGCTGAAGTTGATCCAATTTGTGCTCTTCAAGCGGCAATGGAAGGTTTTAGCGTTGTCACGTTAGACGATGTTGTGGAAGATATAGATATCTTTGTTACAGCAACTGGGAATTATCAAGTAATTACAAATGAAAATCTCGTCAAGATGAAAGATGAGGCTATAGTTTGTAATATTGGTCATTTCGATAATGAAATTGATGTGGCTTCATTGAAAGATTATCCATGGGAAAATATTAAGCCGCAGGTTGATCACATAACTTTACCAAGTGGCAATAAAATAATTCTTTTAGCCGAAGGTAGATTAGTTAACTTAGGCTGTGCCACTGGACATCCAAGTTTTGTTATGAGTAATTCTTTTACTAACCAAGTATTAGCTCAAATCGAACTTTTCAATAAGTCCGAGCAATATGCGAAAGAGGTTTATGTTTTACCAAAGCATTTAGATGAAATGGTAGCTAGATTACATCTTGATAAAATTGGTGCAAAATTAACAAAATTAACTAAGGAACAAGCTGATTATATTAATGTCTCTGTTGAAGGACCTTACAAACCAGAGCTTTATAGATACTAA
- a CDS encoding tetratricopeptide repeat protein produces the protein MITFKKVKVCFLLIFIFFNIFYIAPCYSLSSREDLFKNALDLSSGGKFNLALQEWNQYLDSYPDDAAGFSNRGNVRLVVGDVKGSIDDQNKAISLNPSEIDPYINRGIAEEALGLWSQAKKDYMFVISLDSKNFSALYNLANVEGSTSHWDKARDLFSKAALYNPGFAMARSSLALADFQLGNIDEAEKELIKLIRRYPTFADARAALTALSWSNGEAGKAESNWIAVTELDPRYSDEEWLKKIRRWPPQPIKDLMNFIDLK, from the coding sequence ATGATAACTTTTAAAAAAGTTAAGGTTTGTTTTTTATTAATTTTTATTTTTTTCAATATTTTTTATATTGCACCATGCTATTCATTATCTTCGAGGGAGGATTTGTTTAAAAATGCGTTAGATCTTAGTTCAGGCGGAAAATTTAATCTCGCGTTACAAGAATGGAATCAATATCTCGATTCTTATCCTGATGATGCTGCAGGTTTTAGCAATAGAGGAAATGTAAGACTTGTTGTAGGAGATGTTAAGGGATCAATAGATGACCAAAATAAGGCAATAAGTTTGAATCCTAGTGAAATAGATCCTTACATTAACAGGGGGATTGCTGAGGAAGCATTGGGTTTATGGTCGCAAGCGAAAAAGGATTATATGTTCGTTATTTCCCTAGATAGTAAAAATTTCTCTGCATTATATAATTTAGCTAACGTAGAAGGATCTACATCCCATTGGGATAAAGCAAGAGATTTATTCTCCAAAGCTGCTTTATATAATCCAGGATTTGCCATGGCTAGGTCAAGTTTGGCGTTAGCAGATTTCCAGTTGGGAAATATTGATGAAGCTGAAAAAGAATTAATAAAGTTAATTAGACGTTATCCAACTTTTGCAGATGCTAGGGCAGCTTTGACAGCTTTGAGTTGGTCTAATGGTGAAGCTGGTAAAGCAGAGAGTAATTGGATAGCGGTAACTGAATTAGATCCTAGATATAGTGATGAAGAATGGTTAAAAAAAATAAGAAGATGGCCTCCTCAACCAATTAAAGATTTAATGAATTTTATCGATTTAAAATAA
- a CDS encoding rod shape-determining protein, with translation MIFNRFKFSRDIGIDLGTANTLIHVSGKGVVLQEPSVVAMDLEEGIPLAVGKEAKLMLGRTPGNIRAVRPLRDGVIADFDAAEQMIKTFIQKCNEGKGIVAPRIVIGIPSGVTSVERRAVREAGLAGAREVHLIDEPVAAAIGASLPVTEPIGTMIVDIGGGTTEVAVLSLGGTVLSESVRIAGDEINESIALYLKKVHNLVVGERTAEDIKIKIGSAFPDDDFDKTTLEVRGLHLLSGLPRSVTLTSGEIREAMAETLSKIVEAVKRTLERTPPELAADIVDRGIMLAGGGALVRGINDLLSDETGIFTHIAENPLLCVVNGCGEVLDDFKKLKRVVDTPEFIRNAIRD, from the coding sequence GTGATTTTTAACAGATTTAAATTTTCTCGAGATATTGGCATAGATTTGGGAACGGCCAATACTCTTATACATGTATCAGGAAAAGGCGTTGTTTTACAGGAGCCTTCTGTGGTAGCTATGGATTTAGAAGAAGGGATTCCATTAGCTGTTGGTAAAGAAGCAAAGTTAATGCTTGGAAGGACCCCTGGCAATATAAGAGCTGTAAGACCACTAAGAGATGGAGTTATCGCAGATTTTGATGCTGCAGAACAAATGATAAAAACATTTATTCAAAAATGTAATGAAGGCAAGGGGATAGTAGCTCCAAGGATAGTGATTGGAATTCCAAGTGGAGTGACTAGTGTTGAGCGAAGAGCAGTAAGAGAAGCTGGATTAGCGGGAGCTAGAGAAGTTCATTTAATAGATGAACCTGTCGCAGCAGCAATAGGAGCATCATTACCAGTAACTGAGCCAATTGGAACAATGATTGTTGATATTGGTGGAGGTACTACTGAGGTTGCAGTATTAAGTTTAGGAGGAACTGTTTTGAGTGAATCTGTTCGAATAGCAGGCGATGAGATAAATGAGTCAATTGCGCTTTATCTTAAAAAAGTTCACAATTTAGTTGTTGGAGAGAGAACTGCAGAAGATATCAAGATAAAAATTGGATCTGCATTTCCAGATGATGATTTTGATAAAACTACTTTAGAGGTTAGAGGTTTACATCTTTTATCTGGTCTACCTAGATCAGTCACTTTGACATCAGGAGAAATCAGAGAAGCTATGGCTGAAACACTTAGCAAAATAGTCGAAGCTGTAAAAAGAACTTTAGAGCGAACCCCTCCTGAACTTGCCGCAGATATTGTTGATAGAGGTATTATGCTTGCAGGTGGTGGAGCTTTAGTGAGAGGCATTAATGATTTATTGAGCGATGAAACAGGAATTTTTACTCACATAGCAGAAAACCCACTGCTTTGCGTAGTGAATGGTTGTGGAGAGGTGTTGGATGATTTTAAAAAACTCAAAAGAGTTGTTGACACTCCAGAATTCATAAGGAATGCCATAAGAGATTAA
- a CDS encoding carbohydrate kinase family protein, translating into MKKKKVICIGEALIDRIRNKSNKGFTDFLGGAPANVACALRKLKIDSIFMGSLGNDDYGKKFISQFDQLGVNLDFLQLNNDSSTRVVNVDRDQFGDRFFSGFEESSHVCYADEVLSKKLIEKEILNLEKSFLEIKYLVTGTNLLSSPISAETIFFLIEQANKFEVKIVIDLNWREVFWDHTSFSSEISKAARVNLIKNFLNHANVLKLAKEEAILFFEDENPLLISQRLSNRPDVIITDGKNPVLWSINGFQGITETPTSQKIVDTTGAGDAFLAGFISKLISSGYPTNDLEIEDCIKFAGVCGLLTCLGEGAIEQQPYYEKVNKFLGSLIS; encoded by the coding sequence ATGAAAAAGAAAAAGGTTATATGTATTGGTGAGGCTTTAATAGACAGAATCAGAAATAAGTCAAATAAAGGATTTACAGATTTTTTGGGTGGTGCGCCGGCTAATGTAGCTTGTGCATTGAGAAAATTAAAAATAGATTCAATCTTTATGGGAAGTTTGGGTAATGATGATTATGGAAAAAAATTTATTTCTCAATTTGATCAATTGGGAGTTAATTTAGATTTCTTGCAATTAAATAATGATTCATCTACTCGTGTGGTTAATGTTGATAGGGATCAATTTGGAGATCGTTTTTTTTCAGGCTTTGAGGAAAGTTCTCATGTATGCTATGCAGACGAAGTTCTTAGCAAGAAATTAATAGAAAAAGAAATTTTAAATTTGGAGAAATCTTTTCTAGAAATAAAATATTTGGTAACAGGAACGAACTTATTATCATCTCCAATATCAGCAGAGACTATTTTTTTTCTTATAGAACAGGCTAATAAATTTGAAGTCAAAATAGTTATTGATTTGAATTGGAGAGAGGTCTTTTGGGATCATACAAGTTTCTCATCCGAAATTAGTAAAGCCGCGAGAGTTAATTTAATCAAGAATTTTTTAAATCATGCAAATGTTTTAAAGCTTGCGAAGGAAGAAGCAATTTTGTTTTTTGAGGATGAAAATCCCTTGCTAATATCTCAACGACTGTCTAATAGACCAGATGTAATAATAACTGATGGAAAAAATCCTGTTTTATGGAGCATCAACGGATTTCAGGGAATTACCGAAACTCCTACTTCACAAAAAATTGTTGATACAACCGGGGCAGGCGATGCTTTTCTAGCTGGCTTTATTTCAAAATTAATTTCTTCTGGCTATCCTACAAATGATTTAGAGATAGAAGATTGCATTAAGTTCGCAGGTGTTTGTGGATTATTAACTTGTCTTGGTGAAGGCGCCATCGAGCAACAGCCATATTATGAAAAGGTTAATAAATTTTTGGGATCTCTTATTTCGTAG
- the smpB gene encoding SsrA-binding protein SmpB: MAKNSNKVKKNTNKGNNFKLLADNRYAKFQYAIFETIEAGIELLGTEVKSIRNGKANLRDGYCSFRDGEILLLNVHISPHTNVGSFFNHDPLRNRKLLLHKKEIIKMKSNTEKKGMTIVPLSLYLKGSWIKLTIGVGKGKKLHDKRQDEKQKSIKKEINSALKR; this comes from the coding sequence ATGGCAAAAAATTCAAACAAAGTTAAAAAAAATACTAATAAAGGAAATAATTTTAAACTTCTAGCTGATAATAGATATGCAAAATTTCAATATGCAATATTTGAAACAATCGAAGCTGGAATTGAGCTTTTAGGGACTGAAGTAAAGTCTATTAGAAACGGAAAAGCAAATTTAAGAGACGGATACTGTTCATTCAGAGATGGGGAGATCTTATTATTAAATGTTCACATTTCACCACATACAAATGTGGGGTCTTTCTTTAATCATGATCCACTAAGAAATAGAAAGTTGCTACTACATAAAAAAGAAATAATAAAAATGAAATCTAATACTGAAAAAAAAGGAATGACTATTGTTCCATTATCTCTTTATTTAAAAGGCTCATGGATAAAACTAACTATTGGAGTTGGTAAAGGGAAAAAATTACATGACAAACGACAAGATGAAAAACAAAAAAGCATAAAAAAAGAAATCAACTCTGCACTAAAAAGATAA
- the ruvB gene encoding Holliday junction branch migration DNA helicase RuvB: MAIISSNIGDNDFSFRKKELRLVDSKNIPEEKRNNNLNLARPLNLKEFIGQEQLKSSLRIAIDASIIRKEPLEHTLLYGQPGLGKTTLAFLIAHELNTKCKIATAPAIERPRDIVGLLLGLKEGEVLFIDEIHRLNRLTEELLYSAMEDFRLDLTMGANRGARCRTINLPRFTLIGATTKLASISAPLRDRFGISQKIEFYTCDELKQIIVNFSRLINLNLEDEASYDLAKISRGTPRIALRLLRRVRDYAQVVMKTNTISVNLIKKALNSYQIDEKGLDSLDRHYLSFLNQNNNIPTGLDSIASGLGDDSSMLEFVVEPYLIKIGFLTRTPRGRLLTALGKKYIDSKDDNF; encoded by the coding sequence ATGGCAATAATTTCTTCCAATATAGGCGATAATGACTTTTCTTTTCGAAAAAAAGAACTTAGGCTAGTTGATTCAAAAAACATTCCAGAAGAAAAGAGAAATAATAATTTGAACTTAGCCCGGCCTCTTAATTTAAAAGAATTTATTGGCCAAGAACAACTTAAATCTTCTTTAAGAATAGCTATAGATGCTTCAATTATTAGAAAAGAACCTTTGGAGCATACTCTTTTATATGGACAACCTGGTCTAGGTAAGACTACTCTTGCTTTTTTGATAGCCCACGAATTGAATACAAAATGTAAGATTGCGACTGCACCAGCAATTGAAAGACCAAGAGATATTGTAGGTTTACTTCTTGGATTAAAAGAAGGTGAAGTTTTATTTATCGATGAGATACATCGCTTAAATAGGTTAACTGAAGAGTTGTTATATTCTGCAATGGAGGATTTTAGACTTGACTTAACGATGGGAGCTAATAGAGGAGCCCGTTGCAGAACAATTAATCTTCCTAGGTTTACTCTGATTGGCGCGACAACTAAATTAGCCTCAATAAGTGCACCTCTAAGAGACAGATTTGGGATATCTCAGAAAATTGAATTCTATACATGTGATGAATTAAAACAAATTATTGTTAATTTCTCCCGATTAATAAACCTCAATTTAGAAGATGAAGCATCTTATGATTTGGCAAAGATATCTCGAGGGACTCCAAGAATTGCATTAAGATTATTAAGACGAGTTAGAGATTATGCTCAAGTTGTTATGAAAACTAATACTATCTCAGTGAATTTAATAAAAAAAGCTTTAAATTCTTACCAAATAGACGAAAAAGGATTGGATTCTTTAGATAGACACTATTTATCTTTTCTTAACCAAAATAATAATATTCCAACTGGCCTTGATTCAATTGCATCTGGGTTGGGCGATGATTCTTCAATGTTAGAATTTGTTGTTGAGCCATATCTTATTAAAATTGGTTTTCTCACGAGAACTCCTCGAGGAAGATTGCTTACTGCTTTAGGAAAAAAGTACATTGATTCAAAAGATGATAACTTTTAA
- a CDS encoding DedA family protein: MSLIFVNFLTSIPDYISLAVEKNSTIAYLTICLAMFLENIIPPIPSEIIMPLGGFFVYQQKLNFYILVFWGLLGTILGSLPWYYLGRLVNEKRLSNFLDKKGKYLGISPSDLSKSKRWFDKYGVSLVFWGRLVPGIRTLISVPAGIELMPLRKFLLWTTFGSLIWVALLTYSGYLFGENYRIIQTYLDQIKYVVKPILILIFLYFFIRILIRFLKNRA, translated from the coding sequence TTGAGTTTAATTTTTGTAAATTTTCTTACTTCAATTCCCGACTATATTAGTTTGGCTGTTGAAAAGAATTCAACAATTGCATACCTCACTATTTGTTTGGCTATGTTTTTGGAAAACATAATACCTCCAATTCCTTCGGAAATAATAATGCCATTAGGAGGTTTTTTTGTTTATCAACAAAAATTAAATTTCTATATTTTAGTTTTTTGGGGATTACTTGGAACTATTTTAGGTTCATTACCTTGGTACTATTTAGGTAGATTAGTAAATGAAAAAAGACTTTCAAATTTTCTAGATAAAAAAGGAAAATATCTGGGTATTTCTCCTAGTGATTTAAGTAAAAGTAAAAGGTGGTTTGATAAATACGGTGTTTCTTTAGTTTTTTGGGGCAGATTAGTACCAGGTATAAGAACTTTAATCTCAGTTCCTGCTGGCATAGAACTTATGCCATTGAGAAAATTTTTGCTTTGGACTACATTTGGGAGTCTAATATGGGTAGCACTTCTCACTTATTCAGGTTATTTATTTGGTGAAAATTATCGAATCATTCAAACTTATTTAGATCAAATCAAATATGTTGTAAAGCCAATTTTAATTTTAATTTTCTTATATTTTTTTATAAGAATACTTATTAGATTTCTTAAAAATAGAGCTTAA
- a CDS encoding single-stranded DNA-binding protein → MEINTINLVGRAGREPDVRYFESGSIVANFTIAVNRRSRDEEPDWFNLEIWGKQAQIAADYVKKGSLIGITGSFKIDSWKDKNTGEDRFKPVVRVDRLNLLGSRKDSDNNQYSNSNNSSEIPF, encoded by the coding sequence ATGGAAATTAACACTATTAACCTTGTTGGCAGAGCAGGAAGAGAACCAGATGTCAGATATTTCGAATCAGGCAGTATAGTAGCGAACTTCACAATTGCAGTTAACAGAAGAAGCAGAGATGAAGAGCCAGATTGGTTTAATTTAGAAATATGGGGCAAGCAAGCACAAATAGCCGCAGATTATGTGAAAAAAGGATCATTAATTGGAATTACAGGAAGCTTTAAGATTGATAGCTGGAAAGATAAAAATACTGGAGAAGACAGATTTAAACCAGTTGTTAGGGTAGATAGATTAAACTTACTAGGCTCACGAAAGGATTCTGATAATAACCAATATTCCAACAGCAATAACTCAAGTGAAATTCCTTTTTAA
- the lysS gene encoding lysine--tRNA ligase has product MSEIKEARLQKASSLVNKGFASYAQSFKVSHTTSFLIQKFDHLENGQEEDFSVSIAGRVLAKRVMGKIAFFTISDQEGQIQLYLDKRIINFNLEKQKLLSFEDLKEIVDIGDWIGVYGTIKKTNKGELSIKVEKWEMLSKSLQPLPDKWHGLTDIEKRYRQRYLDLIVNPHSKNVFKTRAKCISFIRKWLDNRNFLEIETPILQSEAGGAEARPFITHHNTLDIPLYLRIATELHLKRMVVGGFEKVYELGRIFRNEGISTRHNPEFTSVEIYEAYSDYVDMMNLTEELIKDIVADACGSLTINYQNKEIDFSKPWSRISMKAIVKKYTGIDFDSFSGDFLAAKKAVKNINVDCSNKVNTMGRLLNEVFEQKVESKLIEPTFVIDYPVEISPLARPHHDNKEIVQRFELFIVGRELANAFSELIDPVDQRERMQLQQSLRDEGDLEAHCIDEDFLNALEIGMPPTGGLGIGIDRLIMLITNSASIRDVIPFPLLKPEITSKKS; this is encoded by the coding sequence TTGTCTGAAATTAAAGAAGCGCGCTTACAAAAAGCTAGTTCACTCGTGAATAAAGGATTTGCTTCTTACGCACAGAGCTTTAAGGTTTCACATACTACCAGTTTTCTTATTCAAAAATTTGATCATCTAGAAAATGGTCAAGAGGAAGACTTCAGTGTTTCTATTGCTGGTAGAGTTCTGGCAAAAAGGGTAATGGGCAAAATTGCCTTTTTCACAATAAGCGATCAAGAAGGTCAGATTCAGCTTTATCTAGATAAAAGGATTATTAATTTCAATTTAGAAAAACAAAAATTACTTTCTTTTGAAGATCTCAAGGAAATAGTAGATATTGGTGATTGGATAGGAGTCTATGGAACTATTAAAAAAACTAATAAAGGTGAGCTTTCAATTAAAGTAGAAAAATGGGAAATGTTATCCAAATCATTACAACCTCTCCCAGATAAATGGCATGGATTGACTGATATTGAAAAAAGATATAGACAACGTTATTTAGATTTAATAGTTAATCCTCACTCTAAAAATGTATTTAAAACCAGAGCGAAATGTATAAGTTTTATAAGAAAATGGCTAGATAATAGAAATTTTTTAGAGATAGAGACTCCAATTTTGCAATCTGAAGCTGGTGGTGCTGAAGCAAGACCATTTATAACTCATCACAATACATTAGATATTCCGTTGTATTTAAGAATAGCTACAGAATTACATTTAAAGAGAATGGTTGTTGGAGGTTTTGAGAAAGTCTATGAATTGGGAAGAATCTTCCGTAATGAGGGGATAAGTACAAGGCATAATCCAGAATTCACCTCAGTGGAAATTTATGAAGCTTATTCTGATTATGTAGATATGATGAATTTAACTGAAGAATTGATTAAAGATATCGTAGCTGATGCATGTGGGTCCTTAACTATAAATTATCAAAATAAAGAAATTGATTTTTCTAAGCCTTGGTCAAGAATATCCATGAAAGCTATTGTCAAAAAATATACAGGGATTGATTTTGATTCTTTCAGTGGAGACTTTCTAGCAGCAAAAAAAGCCGTTAAAAATATCAATGTTGATTGTTCTAATAAAGTAAATACTATGGGAAGACTTTTAAATGAGGTTTTTGAGCAAAAAGTAGAATCAAAACTTATAGAACCCACTTTTGTCATTGATTATCCTGTTGAAATTTCTCCTTTAGCTAGGCCTCATCACGATAATAAAGAAATAGTCCAGAGATTTGAATTATTCATTGTTGGTCGAGAACTGGCAAATGCGTTTAGTGAGTTGATAGATCCAGTAGATCAAAGAGAAAGAATGCAATTACAGCAATCTCTTAGAGATGAAGGAGATCTTGAGGCTCACTGTATAGATGAAGATTTTTTAAATGCTTTAGAGATTGGCATGCCGCCTACGGGAGGATTAGGTATAGGCATTGATAGGCTAATTATGTTAATTACTAATAGCGCATCGATTAGAGATGTAATCCCTTTCCCATTGTTAAAACCAGAAATAACTTCCAAAAAAAGTTAA
- the rpaB gene encoding response regulator transcription factor RpaB has protein sequence MSKARILVVDDEPAVLKVLVTRLQLAGYQVYSATNGEEALESFHRDSPDLIVLDVMLPKMDGFAVCRRIRAESVVPIIFLTALEAISERVAGLDLGADDYLSKPFSPKELEARIATILRRMGPTVSVTETKEVPSGKGVMKFGSLVVDTNRRQVSRAGDRISLTYTEFSLLELLFDEPGKVVPRAEILEQLWGYPPRRAADLRVVDVYVARLRGKLEPDPRNPELILTVRGIGYASQRVGETATSLAS, from the coding sequence ATGTCAAAAGCAAGAATTTTAGTTGTTGATGATGAACCAGCAGTTTTGAAGGTATTAGTTACGAGGCTTCAACTTGCAGGATATCAAGTATATTCAGCCACTAACGGCGAAGAAGCTCTTGAGTCTTTCCACAGGGATTCCCCAGATTTGATAGTTCTTGATGTTATGCTTCCAAAAATGGATGGATTTGCTGTTTGTAGAAGAATTAGAGCTGAGTCAGTAGTACCAATAATATTTTTAACCGCTCTAGAGGCTATTTCAGAGAGAGTTGCTGGTTTGGATTTAGGAGCCGATGATTACTTATCTAAACCATTTAGCCCAAAAGAGTTAGAGGCCAGAATAGCTACAATTTTGAGAAGAATGGGGCCAACTGTATCGGTTACTGAAACCAAAGAAGTTCCTTCAGGCAAAGGAGTTATGAAATTTGGAAGTTTAGTTGTTGATACTAATCGCAGACAAGTTTCTAGAGCTGGAGATAGAATTAGTCTAACTTATACTGAATTTAGTCTCCTAGAGTTATTATTTGACGAACCTGGTAAGGTTGTTCCTCGAGCAGAAATTTTGGAACAGCTGTGGGGCTATCCTCCTCGTAGAGCGGCAGATTTAAGAGTTGTAGATGTATATGTTGCAAGACTAAGAGGTAAATTGGAACCAGATCCAAGAAATCCAGAATTAATACTAACTGTTAGAGGAATTGGTTACGCATCTCAGAGAGTTGGCGAAACAGCAACATCTTTGGCAAGTTGA